Proteins encoded together in one Lathyrus oleraceus cultivar Zhongwan6 chromosome 5, CAAS_Psat_ZW6_1.0, whole genome shotgun sequence window:
- the LOC127078840 gene encoding uncharacterized protein LOC127078840, whose translation MSSFKDAQRAIKAGSTDQWGCMVEVAENKNSAGLGFQQGSFNVKDEEVQPSFPSGEFIHETDNELVTFLEQPPFGHPGTLKDPSPEVETQDEKDDDSSKSEKEVAAEGLCSLGKNVPSKKLASMSHETTKDIIDLEEESSEEEDDTLVHLVKPSVDKKLRTRKGKTMAEMRTVRREKKVVGVGPSKSWSKVERRIVVERELGKEVVEVKEVMELIKAVGLMKTVVGLPQCCEGLVKEFVVNIPEDIFERISREFCKVFVRGRCVRFSPTIINKFLGRGTNGGWI comes from the exons atgtcttctttcaaagatgctcagaGAGCTATTAAGGCAGGCAGTACAGATCAGTGGGGTTGTATGGTAGAAGTTGCAGAGAACAAGAATAGTGCCGGATTAGGTTTTCAACAAGGGTCGTTCAACGTCAAAGATGAAGAAGTACAACCGAGTTTCCCTAGTGGAGagttcattcatg AAACCGACAATGAACTCGTTACCTTCTTGGAACAACCACCCTTCGGTCACCCCGGAACTCTC AAGGACCCCTCCCCTGAGGTGGAAACGCAAGATGAAAAAGACGATGACTCATCCAAGtcagaaaaggaagtagctgctgagggatTGTGTTCTCTTGGCAAAAATGTACCTAGCAAAAAACTAGCAAGTATGTCTCATGAAACTACTAAGGATAttattgatttggaggaagaaagttctgaagaagaggatgacaCCTTGGTCCATCTTGTAAAACCAAGTGTAGATAAGAAACTGAGAACCAGAAAAGGGAAGACTATGGCTGAAATGAGGACAGTAAGAAGAGAGAAAAAGGTTGTTGGTGTAGGACCATccaagtcttggagtaaagttgag AGGAGAATAGTCGTTGAAAGAGAACTAGGAAAAGAGGTTGTTGAGGTAAAGGAAGTTATGGAATTGATTAAGGCTGTTGGACTTATGAAGACAGTTGTTGGTTTACCCCAATGTTgtgaggggttggtaaaagaatttgttgtgaatatccctgaggatattttTGAAAGGATCAGTAGGGAATTTTGCAAGGTTTTTGTAAGGGGTAGGTGTGTAAGATTCTCTCCAAccattatcaacaagttcctagggagaggaactaATGGAGGATGGAtttag